Proteins found in one Quercus robur chromosome 2, dhQueRobu3.1, whole genome shotgun sequence genomic segment:
- the LOC126696478 gene encoding uncharacterized protein LOC126696478 yields the protein MENTSSEPINEGKKGTKFQWTPEEDDKLVKSLLELANDVKWKANNGFKPGFIAKLKELMEKKLLGCVDMLGLNTSGFGWNDNEKMVAVEKQIFEDWVKGHPDAKGLQNRRFPLFDDLALVFGKDRASGDRAQHARNAIKELASRQENQAPTNEVEIEKNAGIEEINRNSYGSQTQIPNQGVSTKNLNKKRPRSNDELTETLMETMKDFGKKYEEANGHMATIASCFKIESEEAERRVKVFNKLLKIEGLSISERIKA from the exons ATGGAAAATACATCCAGTGAACCTATCAatgaaggaaagaaaggaaCTAAATTCCAATGGACACCTGAAGAAGATGATAAGTTGGTTAAGAGTTTATTGGAACTGGCTAACGATGTTAAATGGAAAGCAAACAATGGTTTTAAGCCTGGTTTTATAGCAAAATTAAAGGAATTAATGGAGAAGAAACTGTTGGGATGTG TTGACATGCTTGGTCTAAATACCAGTGGTTTTGGTTGGAATGATAATGAGAAAATGGTTGCAGTTgagaaacaaatttttgaagATTGGGTCAAg GGTCATCCAGATGCTAAGGGATTGCAGAATAGGCGCTTCCCTCTTTTTGATGACTTAGCACTTGTGTTTGGTAAAGATAGGGCCAGTGGGGATAGAGCTCAACATGCTAGAAATGCAATAAAGGAGTTAGCTAGTAGACAAGAAAACCAAGCTCCTACAAATGAAGTTGAGATAGAAAAAAATGCTGGTATAGAAGAGATCAATCGAAATAGTTATGGTTCCCAAACACAAATACCCAATCAAGGTGTTAGCACAAAGAATCTAAATAAGAAGAGGCCAAGATCCAATGATGAACTAACTGAGACCTTAATGGAGACAATGAAAGACTTTGGAAAGAAGTATGAAGAAGCTAATGGACATATGGCCACCATTGCATCTTGCTTCAAGATTGAGTCAGAGGAAGCTGAGAGAAGAGTGAAAGTATTCAATAAGCTATTGAAAATCGAAGGACTTTCTATATCAGAAAGAATCAAAGCTTGA